The following are encoded in a window of Anopheles gambiae chromosome X, idAnoGambNW_F1_1, whole genome shotgun sequence genomic DNA:
- the LOC1270484 gene encoding protein obstructor-E — MRYILVVFAATVACIYAQSFKCPPKDGQYEDPVQCDKFYECVDGRATERLCPDGLVFDPTIRKINKCDQPFNVDCGNREELQPPRGNNLCPRRNGFFAHPDPAVCNVFYNCIEGEANEITCTAGLHFDEYTGTCVWPNDAGRQGCNPGANKKLKDGFTCPKDQKTDEAGQVVAHPKYAHPTDCQRFYVCLNGVEPRDLGCQVGEVYNEETERCDAPENVPGCEDWYKESDEKKN; from the exons ATGCACAAAGCTTCAAGTGTCCACCAAAGGACGGTCAATACGAGGACCCAGTCCAGTGCGACAAGTTCTACGAGTGTGTCGATGGACGTGCCACCGAGCGACTCTGCCCGGATGGGCTCGTCTTCGATCCTACTATTCGTAAGATTAACAAGTGCGATCAGCCCTTCAACGTAGACTGCGGTAACCGTGAAGAGCTGC AACCACCACGCGGCAACAACCTGTGCCCACGACGCAACGGATTCTTCGCTCATCCGGATCCGGCCGTCTGCAACGTGTTCTACAACTGCATTGAGGGTGAAGCTAACGAAATCACCTGCACCGCTGGGCTGCACTTCGACGAGTACACGGGCACGTGCGTCTGGCCGAATGATGCCGGCCGTCAGGGTTGCAATCCCGGAGCAAACA AGAAACTGAAGGATGGATTCACCTGCCCGAAGGATCAGAAGACGGACGAGGCCGGACAGGTTGTGGCGCACCCGAAGTACGCCCACCCGACCGACTGCCAGCGGTTTTACGTCTGCCTGAACGGTGTGGAGCCGCGTGATCTCGGCTGCCAGGTCGGAGAGGTGTACAACGAGGAGACAGAGCGATGTGACGCACCCGAAAACGTTCCCGGCTG cgaGGACTGGTACAAGGAGAGTGACGAGAAGAAGAACTGA
- the LOC3289801 gene encoding protein obstructor-E: protein MAATRSSVLAAMLLLIPAAIVDAQFKCPKNRGQFEDPVQCDKYYVCDEGEATEKLCPDGLVFDPTIKLVNKCDQPFNVDCGDRFELQPAQGTTDYCPRKNGFFSHPDPSICNVFYSCINGEELEMSCTGGLHFDEKSGTCVWPDVAAREGCGSNANKKLNDGFQCPKETRYDKNGQVITHPNYPHPSDCSQFYYCLNGIEPRLGKCDAKMVYNEDLQRCDDPENVPECKDWYKEEDANKN from the exons ATGGCCGCAACGAGAAGCAGTGTGCTGGCagcgatgctgctgctaatcCCCGCAGCAATCGTAG ATGCCCAGTTCAAGTGTCCCAAGAACCGGGGACAGTTCGAGGATCCGGTGCAGTGCGACAAGTACTACGTGTGCGACGAGGGCGAAGCGACCGAGAAGCTCTGCCCGGACGGGCTCGTCTTCGATCCGACGATCAAGCTGGTCAACAAGTGCGACCAACCCTTCAACGTCGACTGTGGCGATCGGTTCGAGCTGC AACCAGCCCAGGGTACTACCGACTACTGTCCGCGCAAGAACGGGTTCTTCAGCCATCCGGACCCGTCGATCTGCAACGTGTTCTACAGCTGCATCAACGGCGAGGAGCTGGAGATGAGCTGTACCGGTGGGCTGCACTTTGACGAAAAGTCCGGCACCTGCGTGTGGCCTGATGTGGCCGCCCGCGAGGGCTGCGGCAGCAACGCCAACA AAAAACTCAACGACGGCTTCCAGTGTCCGAAGGAGACGCGCTACGACAAAAATGGACAGGTCATCACGCACCCGAACTATCCGCATCCGAGCGACTGCTCCCAGTTCTACTACTGCCTGAACGGTATCGAGCCGCGCCTCGGCAAGTGCGACGCCAAGATGGTGTACAACGAGGATCTGCAGCGCTGCGACGATCCGGAGAACGTGCCGGAATG CAAAGACTGGTACAAGGAGGAGGACGCTAACAAGAACTGA